GCAACTAGTGCGTCAATTAACCGAATTGTATTTCCACCATTAGAATACCTTTGCATTCCTAAACCTAAATAAGTTGTAGTAGGTCCATACGCATATAATTCAGCAATATATTTTATATCTTCAAAGGAGATTTCAGCTTGTCCCAAAATTTCCTCTAAAGTAAAGTGATTTAATAGTGAAATTAGATCTTCATAACCAACTGTATAGTTCTTAATAAACTCTACATCTTGTTTATTTTCACTAATTAAATATTTCATAACTCCAATTGCAACTAAACCATCCATTCCTGGCTTAATAGAAATATAGTGGTCGGAAATTTTTGCTGTTGCGTTATAAATTGGATCAATTACCGTAATTGTACTGCCACGCTTTTTCGCATCTTGCAACTGTTGAAACAAATGCATATTTGTTCTAGCAACATTTCTTCCCAAATAACGATATGTTTGCTATGAAAAATATCATCTGGTGCATGGCTGTCGGAACTTCCGAAATCCCAAATTTGTGCTTCAATTCCAGATCCCCAGCAAATACTTCCTACTAAAGAAGTTGCTCCGCCAAAACTGTTAAAAAAGCGTTTATCAAGATTTTTTAATAATCCATTATTCGCATAATCATGGCTGTGTAAAACAGAAGCAGGCCCAAAATTTTGCTTTAGTTCCTTCATCTTTTCAGCAATTTCATCAAGTGCTTGTTTCCATGAAATCTCTTGAAATATACCGTTCACTTTTTTTAGAGGAACTGTTAAGCGTTCTTTAGAATTAGTTTTCGTCTCAAGCATTCTTCCTCTACCACATATCTTGCCTTTGGTAATTGGATGATCTTTGTCTCCTTCAACCTTGATGACCTTGCCATCCTCAACTGTAACCTCAAACCCGCAGCTATCCCAGCAGTTCAAAGGGCAAGATGATTTAAATACTTGCTTCATATTCATTTCCCCTCAATTTACTCAGCAGATTCCTCATGTTTTATGAGAATTTTCTTTAGTTTTCTTGAAAACTCTCGACGTGGGATCATAACACTATGGTCACAACCTAAGCATTTAATTCTAATGTCCATTCCCATTCTAATGATTTTCCACTCATTTGTACCACAAGGGTGCTGTTTTTTCATTTCAACAACATCATTTAAAGCGAAATCTTTTTCCATAAGGTTCTACCTCCATTTCTTAACTCACTTCATCTTTTCTGTTATACATCACGACACGTGGATAAGGAATTTCGATACCTTTTTCATCTAACCTCATTTTAATGTCTTTTCTTAACATTCTTCCAATATGGAAGTGACGCATTGGTTCAACTTCACATGTTACACGAAGAACAACCTCTGAAGCACCAAGCATTTGAACACCTAATAATTCAGGTGGAGCAACTATATCTTCATATTTATCAGGAACTTCTATTAAGAGCTCTTGAATGACTCGCTCCGCTTCTGGGATATCACTTTCATAAGCAATACTAATATCTACAACGGCAATACTATTATTTATAGAGAAGTTTGTTACCTCTATAATGCTTCCATTTGGTAATATATGAATTTCGCCTGTCCAACTCTTTATTTTTGTTGTACGAAGTCCAATTTCTTCAACTGTTCCTTCAAAGGTTGAAATTCGGATAAAATCACCAACAGAGAATTGATCTTCAAAAATAATAAAAAAGCCTGTAATAATATCTTTTACTAAGCTTTGAGCACCAAACCCCACTGCCAATCCAACAATACCGGCCCCTGCAAGCAACGCACCTACATTAAGACCAAATGTTTCAAGCACCATAATGATCGCAATAAAGTAAATAACGTAAGTGAGGATATTTTCGAGTAACTTTGAAAGAGTATTTTCTCTTCTCTCAGAAATTCTAATTGGTGATTTTCCACGGAATAGAAACACCTTTGTAATGGCTAATTTACCAATTCGTATAAAGATGGTTGAGACAATCAAGATTAATAAAATTTGTAAAAATCCTTTTCCAATTGTAATCCATAATTCAGCATTCGTTAAATAATTTACTGCATCGTTCCACATATCTTGTAAAATTTTCAATACGATCACCCTTTACTAAGTAACAATTTATTATAAAAGAGCAACT
This Metabacillus endolithicus DNA region includes the following protein-coding sequences:
- a CDS encoding mechanosensitive ion channel family protein, with the translated sequence MWNDAVNYLTNAELWITIGKGFLQILLILIVSTIFIRIGKLAITKVFLFRGKSPIRISERRENTLSKLLENILTYVIYFIAIIMVLETFGLNVGALLAGAGIVGLAVGFGAQSLVKDIITGFFIIFEDQFSVGDFIRISTFEGTVEEIGLRTTKIKSWTGEIHILPNGSIIEVTNFSINNSIAVVDISIAYESDIPEAERVIQELLIEVPDKYEDIVAPPELLGVQMLGASEVVLRVTCEVEPMRHFHIGRMLRKDIKMRLDEKGIEIPYPRVVMYNRKDEVS
- a CDS encoding DUF951 domain-containing protein, encoding MEKDFALNDVVEMKKQHPCGTNEWKIIRMGMDIRIKCLGCDHSVMIPRREFSRKLKKILIKHEESAE